The following are encoded in a window of Flavobacterium psychrotrophum genomic DNA:
- a CDS encoding YceI family protein, producing the protein MATTKWVLDPTHSEVTFKVKHLMFTNVSGNFTKFEATAESDDENFDNASFAFSAEVDSINTNNADRDGHLKSADFFDAAQFPTITFKSTNVVKAEEGEYVVTGDLSVHGETKEVTLAVEYGGIQKDPWGNIKSGFSVVGKINRKDFGLSWNAALETGGVMLGEEVKLALELQFVKQ; encoded by the coding sequence ATGGCAACAACAAAATGGGTATTAGACCCAACACACTCAGAAGTTACTTTTAAAGTAAAACACTTAATGTTTACAAACGTATCTGGTAACTTCACAAAATTTGAAGCTACAGCTGAGTCTGACGACGAAAATTTTGACAATGCTTCTTTCGCATTTAGTGCAGAAGTAGACTCTATCAACACTAACAATGCAGACCGCGACGGACACCTTAAGAGCGCTGACTTTTTTGATGCTGCCCAGTTTCCAACAATCACTTTCAAATCTACTAACGTAGTTAAAGCTGAGGAAGGCGAATATGTTGTTACGGGTGACCTTTCTGTTCACGGCGAAACTAAAGAAGTTACCCTTGCAGTAGAATATGGCGGTATCCAGAAAGATCCTTGGGGTAATATTAAATCAGGCTTCTCTGTAGTAGGTAAAATTAACCGTAAAGATTTTGGCCTTAGCTGGAACGCTGCCCTTGAAACCGGTGGTGTTATGCTTGGCGAAGAAGTAAAACTGGCGCTTGAGCTTCAGTTTGTAAAACAATAA
- a CDS encoding methylmalonyl-CoA mutase family protein: protein MEPVTPYIPKNKVRIVTAASLFDGHDAAINIMRRIIQSTGVEVIHLGHDRSVEEVVNTAIQEDANAIAMTSYQGGHNEYFKYMYDLLKEKGAGHIKIFGGGGGVILPEEISDLHEYGITRIYSPDDGRELGLQGMINDLVQRADYPIGDSLNGEVKHLADKNPTAIARVISAAENYPEVAKPTLDAIHKQNEDTTIPVLGITGTGGAGKSSLVDELVRRFLIDFPEKTIGLISVDPSKRKTGGALLGDRIRMNAINNPRVYMRSLATRQSNLALSKYVAEAIQVLKAAQYDLIILETSGIGQSDTEILEHSDVSLYVMTPEFGAATQLEKIDMLDFADLVAINKFDKRGSLDALRDVKKQYQRNHNLWDASPDSLPVFGTIASQFNDPGMNTLYKKIMDKIVDKTGVNLQSTFAITREMSEKIFVIPPHRTRYLSEIAENNRKYDATAASQQEVAQKLYGIYKTIESVTGIKLSLSKFGIDTDGLTDAQCDKDFLRLLLAEFDRVKMNLDPYNWEVIFTWDDKVNKYKNPVYSFKVRDKEIKIQTHTESLSHSQIPKVSLPKYQAWGDILRWCLQENVPGEFPFASGLYPFKREGEDPSRMFAGEGGPERTNKRFHYVSAGLPAKRLSTAFDSVTLYGNDPHLRPDIYGKIGNAGVSICCLDDAKKLYSGFNLAHALTSVSMTINGPAPMLLGFFMNAAIDQQCELYIKANGLEDEVDNKINEIYKAKGLERPRYNGDLPQGNDGLGLMLLGVTGDQVLPLDVYNQIKTSTLSQVRGTVQADILKEDQAQNTCIFSTEFALRLMGDVQEYFIEKNVRNFYSVSISGYHIAEAGANPITQLAFTLANGFTYVEYYLSRGMNINDFGPNLSFFFSNGVDPEYAVIGRVARKIWAKALKNKYGANERAQMLKYHIQTSGRSLHAQEIDFNDIRTTLQALYAIYDNCNSLHTNAYDEAITTPTEESVRRAMAIQLIINKELGLAKNENPIQGSFIIEELTDLVEDAVLAEFDRITERGGVLGAMETMYQRSKIQEESLYYETLKHTGEFPIIGVNTFLSSKGSPTVVPAEVIRATEDEKQFQIQTLESLHKVYEEQVNEQLAIVQEAAIQNKNIFEQLMEATKFCSLGQITSALFEVGGQYRRNM from the coding sequence ATGGAACCAGTAACGCCTTATATTCCAAAAAATAAAGTACGTATTGTAACAGCCGCTTCGTTGTTTGACGGTCACGATGCCGCCATTAACATTATGCGCCGCATCATCCAGTCTACGGGTGTAGAAGTAATTCACCTGGGGCACGACCGTAGTGTGGAAGAAGTGGTAAACACCGCCATACAGGAAGATGCCAATGCTATTGCAATGACATCATACCAGGGTGGTCATAATGAGTACTTTAAATATATGTACGACCTGCTTAAAGAAAAAGGTGCGGGGCATATCAAAATATTTGGCGGAGGTGGCGGCGTTATACTGCCGGAAGAGATAAGCGACCTGCATGAATATGGCATTACGCGTATCTATTCGCCGGATGATGGTCGTGAGCTGGGATTACAGGGCATGATCAACGACCTTGTACAGCGCGCAGATTATCCTATTGGCGACAGCCTTAACGGCGAAGTGAAGCATCTTGCAGATAAAAACCCTACGGCAATTGCAAGAGTAATTTCAGCTGCCGAGAATTATCCGGAAGTGGCTAAGCCCACGCTGGATGCCATTCATAAACAAAATGAAGATACAACCATACCAGTGCTGGGTATTACCGGTACGGGTGGTGCGGGTAAATCATCTTTAGTAGATGAACTTGTACGTCGTTTCCTTATTGATTTTCCTGAAAAAACCATCGGCCTTATATCTGTAGACCCTTCTAAACGCAAGACAGGCGGCGCTTTACTGGGCGACCGTATCAGGATGAATGCCATTAATAACCCTAGGGTATATATGCGTTCGCTGGCTACACGCCAGAGTAACCTTGCGCTTTCTAAATATGTTGCTGAGGCCATACAGGTACTTAAGGCAGCACAGTACGACCTTATTATATTAGAAACATCGGGTATTGGCCAGAGTGATACTGAAATACTGGAGCACAGCGATGTGTCTTTATATGTTATGACACCTGAGTTTGGTGCCGCTACCCAGCTGGAGAAGATCGATATGCTTGATTTTGCCGACCTGGTAGCCATAAATAAGTTTGATAAACGCGGCTCCTTAGATGCCCTGCGTGATGTTAAAAAACAGTACCAGCGCAACCACAACCTGTGGGATGCCAGCCCTGACAGCCTGCCTGTTTTTGGTACGATTGCCAGCCAGTTTAACGACCCGGGCATGAACACGCTCTACAAAAAGATAATGGATAAAATAGTAGATAAAACGGGTGTTAACCTGCAATCTACTTTTGCCATTACCCGCGAAATGAGCGAAAAGATCTTTGTGATACCGCCGCACAGAACACGCTACCTGAGCGAAATAGCTGAGAACAACCGTAAGTATGATGCAACGGCTGCAAGCCAGCAGGAGGTAGCCCAAAAGCTGTATGGTATTTATAAGACCATAGAATCTGTTACGGGTATTAAACTAAGTTTATCAAAATTTGGTATTGATACAGATGGCCTTACTGATGCCCAATGCGACAAAGATTTCTTACGATTACTACTGGCAGAATTTGACCGTGTTAAAATGAACCTAGACCCTTATAACTGGGAGGTTATTTTTACGTGGGATGATAAAGTAAACAAATATAAAAATCCGGTTTATAGCTTTAAGGTAAGGGATAAAGAAATTAAAATTCAAACCCATACAGAATCGTTATCACACAGCCAGATACCAAAGGTTTCGCTGCCTAAATATCAGGCATGGGGCGATATATTACGCTGGTGCCTTCAGGAGAATGTACCGGGAGAGTTCCCGTTTGCATCAGGCTTATATCCGTTTAAACGTGAGGGAGAAGACCCATCGCGTATGTTTGCCGGAGAGGGCGGCCCTGAGCGTACTAACAAGCGTTTTCATTATGTAAGTGCCGGACTGCCTGCAAAGCGCTTATCTACAGCATTTGATAGTGTTACGCTTTATGGAAATGACCCGCATCTACGTCCGGATATCTATGGTAAGATAGGTAATGCAGGTGTATCCATCTGTTGTCTTGATGATGCTAAGAAACTATATTCAGGCTTTAATCTTGCTCATGCGCTTACATCTGTAAGTATGACCATAAACGGGCCTGCACCTATGCTGCTGGGCTTCTTTATGAATGCTGCCATAGATCAGCAGTGTGAGCTGTATATTAAGGCTAATGGCCTTGAAGATGAGGTTGATAATAAGATTAATGAGATATACAAGGCTAAAGGTCTTGAGCGTCCGCGTTATAACGGCGACCTGCCACAGGGGAATGATGGACTTGGACTGATGCTGCTGGGCGTAACCGGCGACCAGGTATTGCCTTTAGATGTTTATAACCAAATAAAGACAAGTACGTTAAGCCAGGTTCGCGGTACCGTTCAGGCAGATATTTTAAAAGAAGACCAGGCGCAGAATACCTGTATTTTTAGTACTGAATTTGCACTACGTCTTATGGGAGACGTGCAGGAGTATTTTATCGAAAAAAATGTCAGGAATTTCTACTCAGTTTCTATATCGGGGTATCATATTGCAGAGGCGGGGGCTAACCCTATTACGCAATTAGCCTTTACATTAGCTAACGGATTTACGTATGTAGAGTACTACCTGAGCCGTGGCATGAACATCAACGATTTTGGGCCAAACCTTTCGTTCTTTTTTAGTAATGGTGTAGACCCAGAATATGCCGTGATAGGCCGTGTAGCACGTAAAATTTGGGCTAAAGCCTTAAAGAACAAATATGGCGCTAACGAGCGTGCACAAATGCTTAAATACCACATACAAACATCGGGTAGATCGCTACACGCGCAGGAGATTGATTTTAACGATATACGTACCACATTACAAGCACTTTATGCTATCTACGATAACTGTAATTCGCTGCATACCAATGCTTATGATGAGGCCATAACTACACCTACAGAAGAAAGCGTACGTCGTGCTATGGCTATACAACTTATTATTAATAAAGAACTTGGGCTTGCTAAAAATGAGAACCCTATTCAGGGATCGTTCATTATTGAGGAGCTAACTGATTTAGTAGAGGATGCTGTACTGGCTGAATTTGACCGTATTACAGAGCGTGGTGGTGTTCTTGGTGCTATGGAAACCATGTATCAACGTTCTAAAATACAAGAAGAAAGCCTTTATTATGAGACTCTTAAGCATACAGGTGAGTTTCCTATCATTGGTGTAAATACGTTTCTAAGTTCTAAAGGTTCGCCTACAGTAGTTCCTGCTGAGGTTATCCGCGCAACAGAGGATGAGAAACAGTTTCAGATACAAACGCTTGAAAGTTTGCATAAAGTTTATGAAGAACAGGTTAATGAGCAATTGGCAATTGTTCAGGAGGCTGCAATACAGAATAAAAATATTTTTGAACAGCTTATGGAAGCAACTAAATTCTGTTCACTTGGCCAGATTACTTCAGCCTTATTTGAAGTAGGAGGTCAGTACAGGAGGAATATGTAG
- a CDS encoding class I SAM-dependent methyltransferase yields the protein MLNVLLQPEIQEYIRKHTDDNVTKLALQKNPFPEVQFTEVLNQVAARQKAKEKLPTWYAAENILYPSKVSIEQTSSEKAAAYKASLVSGESLIDLTGGFGIDDYYFSKKVQHVTHCELNLELSAIAKHNFEVLGADNIECLPGDSLDVLTLTERRWDWIYIDPSRRNDAKGKVFMLNDCLPNVPQLLDTYFKYTDNVLIKTAPLLDISAALGELHSVKAVQVLAVHNEVKELLWILEKGYKGAPTLTAVCITKDGEEVFETPYGDEAYPDYSKPLKYLYEPNSAIMKSGAFDAVATHYDVFKLHRHTHLYTSDTLIDFPGRRFKIESVLPYQKAEMKQLEGSKMNVSARNFPLQVADILKKWKIKDGGDVYAFFITTANDEKVVVLCSKA from the coding sequence TTGCTAAACGTTTTATTACAGCCGGAAATACAAGAATACATCCGCAAGCATACCGATGATAATGTAACAAAGCTTGCCCTGCAAAAGAACCCGTTCCCTGAGGTACAGTTTACAGAAGTACTCAACCAGGTGGCAGCACGCCAAAAGGCAAAAGAAAAATTACCTACCTGGTATGCGGCTGAAAACATCCTGTATCCGTCAAAAGTTTCGATAGAGCAAACATCGTCAGAAAAGGCAGCGGCTTATAAGGCTTCATTGGTTTCGGGCGAAAGCCTTATTGATCTTACCGGAGGGTTTGGTATAGACGATTATTACTTTTCTAAAAAAGTACAGCACGTTACCCACTGCGAACTAAACCTGGAGTTATCTGCCATTGCAAAGCATAATTTTGAAGTGCTTGGTGCCGATAATATTGAGTGTCTGCCGGGCGACAGCCTTGATGTACTGACGCTTACCGAAAGGCGTTGGGACTGGATATATATAGACCCCAGCCGCCGCAATGATGCTAAAGGCAAAGTTTTTATGCTAAACGACTGCCTGCCCAATGTGCCGCAGCTACTGGATACCTATTTTAAATATACCGATAATGTACTGATAAAAACTGCTCCGTTGCTGGACATAAGCGCTGCGCTGGGCGAACTGCATTCGGTTAAGGCTGTACAGGTCTTGGCAGTACATAACGAAGTTAAAGAGTTACTTTGGATACTTGAAAAAGGTTATAAAGGCGCACCCACGCTTACTGCCGTTTGCATTACAAAAGATGGGGAAGAGGTTTTTGAAACGCCCTATGGTGATGAAGCCTATCCTGATTACAGCAAACCCCTTAAATACCTTTATGAACCCAATAGCGCCATTATGAAATCTGGGGCTTTTGATGCTGTAGCGACACATTATGACGTGTTTAAACTACACAGGCATACGCATTTGTATACGTCTGATACGCTGATTGACTTTCCGGGTCGCAGGTTTAAAATTGAAAGCGTTTTGCCTTACCAGAAAGCAGAAATGAAGCAGCTTGAAGGCAGCAAGATGAATGTAAGTGCCCGTAACTTTCCGTTACAGGTGGCAGACATCCTTAAAAAATGGAAGATTAAAGATGGTGGAGATGTGTATGCTTTTTTTATCACCACAGCTAATGATGAAAAAGTGGTAGTGCTGTGCAGCAAGGCCTAA
- a CDS encoding AI-2E family transporter: MVTSKTISNGLLRTVAVLAGVYILLLFLYSIKTVLVYLFISLLFSMVASPVVYFLKRKLKFPHILAVVVTLIFFIALLAGFIMMFVPLIVSQSENLSLLDTAKLEQDVNDLIAQVNNYFGIDTAKMIKESKLTSKIDFNIIPAFLNGILGVLSGFGMGLASVMFITFFFLKDRKLFTIGAKKLLPDAHEDKILNSLRKVNFMLSRYFIGLIIQMAVLFVLYLTVLLIFGVQNAFVIALITAFLNIIPYIGPIISTILVVILTLLGHIGPEAQGDMFSTTLYVLIGYCVAQFIDNNFSSPLIFSSSLNSHPLEIFIVVLISGFSFGILGMIIAIPMYTALKVIAKEFFPENPVVKALTKDL, translated from the coding sequence ATGGTCACCTCTAAAACTATCTCAAATGGCTTACTGCGCACGGTAGCAGTACTTGCGGGCGTATACATACTCCTGTTATTTTTATACAGTATAAAAACAGTGCTTGTTTACCTCTTTATATCACTACTGTTTAGTATGGTAGCCAGCCCGGTAGTTTACTTTTTAAAGCGAAAGCTTAAATTTCCGCATATACTTGCCGTAGTGGTAACACTTATATTTTTTATTGCCTTACTGGCAGGTTTTATAATGATGTTTGTTCCGCTAATTGTATCGCAAAGCGAAAACTTATCGTTACTGGATACAGCCAAGCTGGAGCAGGATGTAAACGACCTTATAGCACAGGTAAACAACTATTTTGGTATAGATACTGCCAAGATGATAAAAGAATCTAAGCTTACTTCTAAAATAGATTTTAATATTATTCCTGCATTTCTTAACGGTATATTAGGTGTGCTGAGTGGTTTTGGTATGGGGCTGGCATCGGTAATGTTTATTACCTTTTTCTTTCTTAAAGACAGGAAACTGTTTACCATTGGCGCTAAAAAACTATTGCCAGATGCCCATGAAGATAAAATACTTAACTCACTGCGAAAGGTAAACTTTATGCTAAGCCGCTACTTTATAGGGCTTATTATACAAATGGCGGTGCTGTTTGTACTATACCTTACAGTGTTGCTTATTTTTGGCGTACAAAATGCCTTTGTAATAGCGCTTATTACTGCGTTTCTTAATATTATACCTTACATAGGGCCCATAATCAGTACCATACTGGTGGTAATACTTACCTTACTGGGGCATATTGGGCCTGAGGCTCAGGGCGATATGTTTTCTACAACGCTGTATGTACTTATAGGTTATTGCGTTGCACAGTTTATAGACAATAATTTTAGTTCGCCACTTATATTCAGCAGCAGCTTAAATTCGCATCCGCTTGAAATATTTATTGTAGTTTTGATTAGTGGTTTTAGTTTTGGGATCCTGGGAATGATCATTGCCATACCTATGTATACGGCATTAAAGGTTATTGCTAAGGAATTTTTCCCTGAAAACCCCGTTGTTAAAGCCTTAACTAAAGATTTATAG
- a CDS encoding thiamine pyrophosphate-dependent enzyme codes for MAKKVADQIVEMLIENNVKRIYAVTGDSLNELNDAVHRSGKIKWIHVRHEEVGAYAAAAEAELNDDGLACCAGSCGPGHVHLINGLYDAHRSGVPLLAIASTINTPEFGVDYFQGTNTIKLFDDCSCYNEVASTPAQAPRMLQAAIQHAIHLKGVAVFGMPGDVSGMPAVESATAMHNYRNKPVIRPADDELQQLADILNKGKKVTIFCGTGADKAHDEVVALAGKLKSPVGYSFRAKMGIQYDNPYEVGMTGLLGLPSAFHAMHEADTLLLLGTDFPYANFIPTDKKIIQIDTRPEKLGRRAKLALGLCGDIKPTIEALLPLLEEKTDDTFLFAQLGLYEQVKKHLNVFVEDRGTDHKISPEYVAATINRIAANDAIFTVDTGMCCVWGARYLKGTGERKLLGSFNHGSMANAMPMAIGAALSHPDKQVVAFCGDGGLSMLLGDLATIHQYKLPIKIVVFNNRSLGMVKLEMEVAGLPDNETDMVNPDFALVATAMGFRGINVTDPDKVEEALRDAFAINGPVLVNVFTNPASLAMPPEIEWKQVKGYALSMTKLVLGGRMDEVIETVKANYKHLPEVL; via the coding sequence ATGGCTAAGAAAGTTGCTGACCAGATCGTGGAAATGCTTATTGAAAACAACGTAAAACGTATATATGCCGTAACCGGCGACAGCCTTAATGAACTAAATGACGCGGTGCACCGCAGCGGAAAAATTAAATGGATACACGTGCGCCATGAAGAAGTGGGTGCTTATGCCGCTGCCGCAGAAGCTGAGCTTAATGATGACGGGCTTGCCTGCTGTGCCGGAAGCTGCGGCCCCGGTCACGTACACCTTATAAATGGCCTATATGATGCGCACCGCAGTGGTGTACCACTACTGGCGATTGCCTCTACGATTAATACGCCGGAGTTTGGTGTAGATTACTTTCAGGGTACCAATACCATTAAACTTTTTGACGATTGCAGCTGCTATAATGAGGTAGCCTCTACCCCTGCCCAGGCACCGCGTATGCTTCAGGCTGCCATTCAGCATGCTATTCATTTAAAAGGTGTAGCCGTTTTTGGGATGCCCGGCGATGTATCAGGCATGCCGGCTGTAGAGAGTGCTACCGCAATGCACAATTACCGTAATAAGCCTGTTATTCGCCCTGCTGATGACGAACTGCAACAACTTGCCGATATACTTAATAAAGGCAAGAAAGTAACCATTTTTTGCGGTACTGGAGCTGATAAGGCACATGACGAAGTGGTAGCCCTTGCCGGAAAACTAAAATCGCCGGTGGGTTATTCGTTCCGGGCAAAGATGGGCATACAGTATGATAACCCGTATGAAGTAGGTATGACCGGCCTATTGGGTCTTCCCTCTGCGTTTCATGCAATGCACGAGGCTGATACGTTACTGTTACTGGGAACCGACTTTCCATATGCTAACTTTATACCTACCGATAAAAAGATCATACAGATAGATACCCGCCCCGAAAAACTGGGACGCCGTGCAAAACTTGCGCTTGGCCTTTGTGGCGACATTAAACCCACAATTGAAGCGTTACTGCCATTACTCGAAGAAAAAACAGATGATACATTCCTGTTCGCGCAGCTTGGCTTATATGAGCAGGTTAAAAAACACCTCAACGTTTTTGTAGAAGACCGCGGTACCGACCACAAAATATCGCCTGAATATGTGGCAGCTACCATAAACCGTATTGCGGCTAACGATGCTATTTTTACCGTAGATACAGGTATGTGTTGTGTATGGGGCGCACGTTACCTTAAGGGTACGGGAGAACGTAAATTATTAGGATCTTTTAATCACGGGTCTATGGCTAATGCAATGCCCATGGCTATAGGTGCCGCATTAAGCCATCCGGATAAACAGGTTGTGGCCTTTTGTGGCGATGGCGGCCTGAGTATGCTACTGGGCGACCTCGCTACAATACACCAATATAAGCTGCCGATAAAAATTGTTGTATTTAACAACAGGTCACTGGGTATGGTAAAACTTGAAATGGAAGTTGCGGGCCTGCCGGATAATGAAACCGATATGGTAAACCCTGACTTTGCTCTGGTAGCCACTGCCATGGGCTTTAGGGGCATAAATGTTACTGATCCGGATAAGGTAGAAGAAGCATTAAGGGATGCTTTTGCTATAAATGGCCCGGTACTGGTTAATGTATTTACCAACCCAGCATCACTTGCTATGCCTCCTGAAATAGAATGGAAACAGGTTAAAGGCTATGCGCTAAGCATGACAAAACTTGTACTTGGCGGCCGTATGGATGAAGTAATAGAAACTGTAAAAGCAAATTATAAGCATTTGCCGGAAGTGCTTTAG
- a CDS encoding DUF4159 domain-containing protein translates to MKKFLYIFLFAPLLVQAQEIAVLKYPGGGDWYGNPTALPNLAKFCNQNINTKLNTRTAVVEAGSPDLFSYPFVHMTGHGNVVFSDTDLINLRNYLTSGGFLHIDDNYGMDQYIRREIKRIFPDKELVRVPAGHEIFKGPFVFPQGLPKIHEHDGKAPDGWGIFVDGRLVLFYSHETDLGDGWEDPEVHNDPPEVRAKALKMGANLLNYAFKN, encoded by the coding sequence ATGAAGAAGTTTTTATATATATTTTTATTTGCACCCTTGCTGGTACAGGCACAGGAGATAGCAGTACTTAAGTATCCTGGTGGGGGCGACTGGTATGGTAACCCAACAGCGTTACCTAACCTCGCAAAATTCTGTAACCAGAATATTAACACAAAACTAAATACCCGTACTGCTGTAGTAGAGGCGGGCAGCCCGGATCTTTTTTCGTACCCTTTTGTACACATGACGGGGCACGGTAATGTAGTATTTAGCGATACAGATCTTATAAACCTGCGTAACTACCTTACTTCCGGAGGTTTTTTGCATATAGATGATAACTATGGCATGGATCAGTACATTCGTCGCGAAATAAAAAGGATATTCCCTGATAAAGAACTGGTACGCGTACCGGCAGGACACGAGATATTTAAAGGGCCATTTGTGTTTCCGCAGGGATTACCTAAGATACACGAACACGATGGGAAAGCGCCGGATGGCTGGGGAATTTTTGTAGACGGAAGACTCGTACTGTTCTACTCTCATGAAACCGACTTAGGCGACGGCTGGGAAGACCCTGAAGTGCACAACGACCCACCCGAAGTACGTGCTAAAGCCCTTAAAATGGGGGCTAACCTCCTGAACTACGCTTTTAAAAACTGA
- a CDS encoding NADP-dependent glyceraldehyde-3-phosphate dehydrogenase: protein MSETSTQANGLHGIFKDENSIPEQYRIPEIHQRVYLLNGECVTWEGTTDTIYSPVCIPGPNGLERKVVGSIPKTSPKEAMEALDAAVAAYNNGQGEWPTMTVEGRIKCMQKFVYLMIQQRDLVIKLLMWEIGKTLGDATKEFDRTVEYINATIDALKDLDRESSRFQEAEGTIAQIRRAPLGVVLSMGPFNYPLNEIFTTLIPALIMGNTILFKLPKHGVLAHYPLLNAFKEAFPKGTVNTLYGKGSEIISPIMESGKVNVLAFIGSSKVANGLKKQHPKVNRLRAILSLDAKNAAIVTKNADLDVAVSECILGALSFNGQRCTALKLIFVQKEVAAEFTEKLSAAVSALKPGLPWEKDVKITPLPEADKPAYLKECIEDAVAKGAKVINENGGFNEASFVFPAVVYPVNSDMKLYHEEQFGPIIPVVPFDTIDEPIEYQINASHGMQVSIFSTDPKEVASLIDPFVNLVSRVNINCQAQRGPDVFPFTGRKDSAEGTLSVFDALRSFSIRSLVAAKVTDANKELFNTIVRDHDSNFLSTDYIF, encoded by the coding sequence ATGAGCGAAACAAGCACACAGGCAAATGGCCTGCATGGCATATTTAAAGACGAAAATTCTATACCCGAACAATACAGGATACCGGAAATACACCAGCGTGTGTACCTGCTTAACGGCGAATGTGTAACCTGGGAGGGTACTACAGATACTATTTATTCGCCCGTTTGCATACCGGGACCTAACGGACTGGAGCGCAAAGTAGTGGGCAGTATTCCTAAAACATCGCCAAAAGAGGCTATGGAAGCGCTCGATGCCGCTGTAGCAGCTTATAATAATGGGCAGGGAGAATGGCCAACCATGACTGTTGAAGGCCGCATTAAGTGCATGCAAAAATTTGTGTACCTGATGATACAGCAGCGTGACCTGGTTATAAAACTGCTGATGTGGGAGATAGGAAAAACGCTGGGTGATGCTACTAAAGAGTTTGACCGTACAGTAGAGTACATTAACGCAACTATTGATGCACTTAAAGACCTCGACAGGGAATCGTCGCGTTTTCAGGAAGCAGAAGGTACCATTGCCCAGATAAGGCGTGCACCACTGGGGGTAGTGCTTAGCATGGGGCCGTTTAACTATCCGTTAAACGAAATTTTTACAACACTTATACCGGCACTTATTATGGGTAATACCATTTTATTCAAGTTGCCTAAGCATGGTGTCCTGGCGCATTATCCGTTGCTTAATGCCTTTAAAGAAGCCTTTCCTAAAGGTACTGTAAACACACTTTATGGTAAAGGATCTGAAATTATTTCGCCTATCATGGAAAGCGGAAAGGTAAATGTGCTTGCATTCATTGGTTCAAGTAAAGTGGCTAACGGGCTTAAAAAACAACATCCTAAGGTAAACAGACTTCGTGCTATACTAAGCTTAGATGCTAAAAATGCCGCCATAGTTACAAAAAATGCCGACCTTGATGTGGCTGTTAGCGAATGTATATTAGGTGCATTGTCTTTTAACGGACAGCGCTGTACCGCCCTTAAACTTATTTTTGTGCAGAAAGAAGTAGCGGCTGAGTTTACTGAAAAATTAAGCGCAGCAGTATCTGCCCTTAAGCCGGGACTTCCATGGGAAAAGGATGTAAAAATTACCCCGCTGCCGGAAGCTGATAAGCCTGCTTATTTAAAAGAGTGCATTGAAGATGCGGTGGCTAAAGGTGCTAAAGTGATTAATGAAAACGGTGGCTTTAACGAGGCTTCGTTTGTGTTTCCTGCGGTGGTATATCCTGTAAACAGCGATATGAAATTGTACCACGAAGAGCAGTTTGGGCCAATAATTCCAGTAGTGCCATTTGATACCATTGATGAGCCTATTGAATACCAGATTAATGCATCGCACGGTATGCAGGTAAGTATATTTAGTACAGACCCTAAAGAGGTTGCAAGCCTTATAGACCCGTTTGTAAACCTGGTAAGTCGTGTAAATATCAATTGCCAGGCACAGCGCGGCCCTGACGTTTTTCCTTTTACAGGAAGAAAAGACAGTGCCGAAGGTACACTATCAGTATTTGATGCACTAAGATCATTCTCAATCAGGTCGTTAGTTGCTGCTAAAGTTACAGATGCTAATAAAGAACTATTCAACACCATAGTGCGCGACCACGATTCTAACTTCCTGAGTACCGACTATATTTTCTAA